In Hasllibacter sp. MH4015, the following proteins share a genomic window:
- a CDS encoding DUF1326 domain-containing protein → MATRKRPDADRLPVSQRIDQRMDNPKRRALKPRDWAIKGELILNCSCTVFCPCVVSLGKHDPTEGDCKAWMGIAIDEGHFEGEDLSGLNVGLMVYIPGKMAEGGWQVAAYVDDRASGKAYQGLLEIFSGAAGGTTGLFTLLVSDIVSAEREKVEITRDGKKRGLFVGRKIQGEIEMIDGGNPDHPVMITNSKYWMGPDIIAARGLKSKVRDFGKMWDFSGKSAEICPIDWSGSAGGKG, encoded by the coding sequence ATGGCCACCAGGAAACGCCCCGACGCGGACCGCTTGCCGGTCAGCCAGCGCATCGACCAGCGGATGGACAACCCCAAGCGCCGGGCGCTCAAACCCCGCGATTGGGCGATCAAGGGCGAGCTGATCCTCAATTGCTCCTGCACTGTCTTCTGCCCTTGCGTGGTCTCGCTCGGCAAACACGACCCGACAGAGGGCGATTGCAAGGCGTGGATGGGCATTGCAATCGACGAAGGCCATTTCGAGGGGGAGGACCTCAGCGGCCTGAACGTGGGCCTGATGGTCTATATCCCCGGCAAGATGGCCGAGGGTGGCTGGCAGGTGGCGGCCTACGTGGATGACCGCGCCTCCGGCAAGGCCTACCAGGGCCTGCTGGAGATCTTCTCGGGTGCTGCGGGCGGCACCACGGGGCTGTTCACGCTCCTGGTCTCCGACATCGTGAGCGCCGAGCGCGAGAAGGTGGAGATCACCCGCGACGGCAAGAAACGCGGCCTTTTCGTGGGCCGCAAGATCCAGGGTGAGATCGAGATGATCGACGGCGGCAATCCCGATCATCCGGTCATGATCACCAATTCCAAGTATTGGATGGGCCCGGACATCATCGCCGCGCGCGGGCTGAAATCGAAGGTGCGTGATTTCGGCAAGATGTGGGATTTCTCCGGCAAGTCGGCAGAGATCTGTCCGATCGACTGGTCCGGCTCGGCGGGCGGCAAGGGATGA
- a CDS encoding DUF2182 domain-containing protein, translated as MTHTIRSALWLMFFSGILVAWIVLYQMATGMGLDWIGRPAMPMNTDMSAPVEPAPMGGEAMPMDAGGDVDGAMPMEAAPADGMAMDGLAMDDMAMGGMDMSAMTRFAPLFGMWSLMMAAMMLPTLVPTLVNYERLMVSADGTRAGWLGVFGGYSIVWIGVAALFALVQIGLLRAGIIDMMGIARSRWIAGGLLIAVGAFQFTRAKEVCHGVCHAPMTYFLGHWRTGFSGGLRMGAGLGVFCAGCCWGFMALGFVGGMMSLLWMGLATLFMVIEKLPQIGHHVTKPLGVALILGGVGVLIYPAIAG; from the coding sequence ATGACCCACACCATTCGGTCCGCTTTGTGGCTCATGTTCTTCTCCGGCATCCTCGTCGCGTGGATCGTGCTGTACCAGATGGCGACGGGCATGGGGCTGGACTGGATCGGTCGCCCCGCCATGCCGATGAATACGGACATGTCCGCCCCGGTGGAACCCGCCCCGATGGGTGGCGAGGCGATGCCGATGGACGCGGGCGGCGACGTCGATGGCGCGATGCCGATGGAGGCCGCGCCGGCGGACGGTATGGCGATGGACGGCTTGGCGATGGACGATATGGCGATGGGCGGCATGGACATGTCCGCCATGACCCGCTTCGCCCCGCTTTTCGGCATGTGGTCGCTGATGATGGCCGCCATGATGCTGCCCACGCTTGTCCCGACATTGGTGAATTACGAACGCCTCATGGTCTCGGCCGACGGGACGCGGGCGGGTTGGCTCGGCGTATTCGGCGGCTATTCGATCGTCTGGATCGGGGTCGCGGCGCTGTTCGCGCTGGTCCAGATCGGGCTGCTGCGCGCGGGTATCATCGACATGATGGGCATCGCCCGGTCGCGATGGATCGCGGGCGGGCTTCTGATCGCGGTGGGCGCGTTCCAGTTCACCCGCGCCAAGGAGGTCTGCCACGGCGTCTGTCACGCCCCGATGACCTATTTCCTTGGCCATTGGCGCACCGGGTTCTCCGGCGGGCTTCGCATGGGCGCGGGCCTTGGCGTGTTCTGCGCGGGCTGTTGCTGGGGCTTCATGGCGCTGGGATTCGTCGGCGGCATGATGAGCTTGCTCTGGATGGGCCTCGCCACGCTCTTCATGGTCATCGAAAAGCTGCCCCAGATCGGGCATCATGTGACGAAACCCCTCGGGGTTGCATTGATTTTGGGGGGTGTGGGCGTGCTCATCTACCCCGCCATCGCGGGATAG
- a CDS encoding FadR/GntR family transcriptional regulator gives MKIDPNNPADLSAQIAAAIRDAIVAGKLIVDERLPSEAELSEHFEVSRSTVREALKRLAAQSLIRTQRGAFGGAFVNRLSYHDAYNQHITTSTLLLGMNNVSFDTACEARFALERACADLSAARRDADHLATMRAEIVRQAQPGLSDEAFCASDVAFHRALVDGAGNAVMSYQLAGAVEAMQPLMNMITFTARDRAEIVRVHERIADASAAQDGAAVSDALTELEAYTKALAQSVFAARAQTGAEGKAR, from the coding sequence ATGAAAATCGACCCCAACAACCCCGCCGACCTGTCCGCGCAAATCGCCGCCGCCATCCGGGACGCGATCGTCGCGGGCAAGCTGATCGTGGATGAACGCCTGCCGTCGGAGGCGGAATTGTCCGAACATTTCGAGGTCTCGCGCTCCACCGTGCGGGAGGCGTTGAAACGGCTGGCCGCGCAAAGCCTGATCCGCACCCAGCGCGGGGCCTTCGGCGGAGCCTTCGTGAACCGATTGTCCTATCACGATGCCTATAACCAGCACATCACGACCTCCACCTTGCTTCTGGGGATGAACAACGTCTCGTTCGATACGGCGTGCGAGGCGCGGTTCGCGCTGGAACGGGCCTGCGCGGATCTGTCTGCGGCGCGCCGTGACGCCGACCACCTTGCCACGATGCGGGCGGAGATCGTGCGCCAGGCGCAGCCGGGGCTCAGCGACGAGGCGTTCTGCGCCTCCGACGTGGCGTTTCACCGGGCGCTGGTGGACGGGGCGGGCAATGCGGTGATGTCCTACCAGCTTGCCGGCGCGGTGGAGGCGATGCAGCCTCTGATGAACATGATTACCTTCACCGCACGGGACCGGGCGGAGATCGTGCGGGTTCACGAACGGATCGCCGATGCCAGCGCGGCGCAGGACGGCGCAGCGGTCTCAGATGCCCTGACGGAGCTGGAAGCCTATACCAAGGCGTTGGCCCAATCGGTCTTTGCCGCGCGCGCTCAGACCGGGGCGGAGGGCAAGGCGCGGTAG
- a CDS encoding extracellular solute-binding protein codes for MTKTFLLGSAAALALTLPAAAQELTVFDYSGFEDPSFHQPYIDARGAGPDFVFFGDEDEAFQRLLAGFQSDVTHICAGSVPRWQASGIIEPWDTDQIEAFETLNAALVGQDVLAGSEELFFLPTDYGSTAVIYNTETVPAEDVASLEIFNNPAYAGRLSIPDNVDDAYALAYLATGVSDWSDVSDEQFEAATDWLRGIHQNLRTYWTDPAEISQLVGSGEVQAAWVWNEVPVAMAEEGFPVGFARNTEEGTSVWLCGYVNMVDAPSDEALAYQYVNAVLSEASAGPLLDNGFGSANDAALQALGAEAMEAAGLGEVDVPVLAQLPISNEQRERQAEAFERIKAGF; via the coding sequence ATGACAAAGACCTTTCTTCTGGGCAGTGCAGCCGCCCTTGCCCTCACCCTGCCCGCCGCGGCGCAGGAACTGACCGTCTTCGACTATTCCGGGTTTGAGGATCCGTCCTTCCACCAGCCCTATATCGACGCGCGCGGCGCGGGGCCGGATTTCGTCTTCTTCGGTGACGAGGACGAGGCGTTCCAGCGTCTGCTCGCGGGCTTCCAATCGGACGTGACCCATATCTGCGCGGGCTCCGTCCCCCGCTGGCAGGCATCCGGCATCATCGAGCCATGGGACACCGACCAGATCGAAGCGTTCGAGACGCTCAATGCCGCACTTGTGGGCCAAGACGTGCTGGCGGGCTCCGAGGAGCTGTTCTTCCTTCCCACCGATTACGGCTCCACCGCGGTGATCTACAACACCGAAACCGTCCCGGCCGAAGACGTCGCAAGCCTGGAGATCTTCAACAACCCCGCCTATGCGGGGCGTCTGTCGATCCCCGACAACGTCGATGATGCCTATGCGCTGGCCTACCTCGCCACCGGCGTCTCCGACTGGTCCGACGTGAGTGACGAACAGTTCGAGGCCGCGACCGATTGGCTGCGCGGCATCCACCAGAACCTGCGAACCTACTGGACCGACCCCGCCGAGATCAGCCAGCTTGTGGGCTCGGGCGAGGTCCAGGCGGCATGGGTCTGGAACGAGGTTCCGGTGGCCATGGCCGAGGAAGGCTTCCCCGTGGGCTTCGCCCGCAATACCGAGGAAGGCACCTCCGTCTGGCTGTGCGGCTACGTCAACATGGTCGATGCCCCGTCTGACGAGGCGCTGGCCTATCAATACGTGAACGCGGTCCTGTCCGAAGCCTCCGCCGGGCCGCTGTTGGACAACGGCTTCGGCTCCGCCAATGACGCGGCGTTGCAGGCGCTTGGCGCGGAGGCGATGGAAGCCGCCGGTCTGGGCGAGGTCGATGTGCCGGTGCTTGCGCAGCTTCCGATTTCCAACGAGCAGCGGGAGCGTCAGGCCGAAGCGTTCGAGCGGATCAAGGCGGGCTTCTGA
- a CDS encoding GntR family transcriptional regulator — MSRHNADTIATALRKRVCMEPPTSSPVLHEQALAAEFGVSRTPVRQALQRLAYERLVEVRSGVGTVISPLSPARKAQDIALAHALAHVAAQIEGDRPLSEEAKAYIVALDRQVASAEALDLETNYTIRSTCIHVLTREMTNDILADALKAALWRLFRWRMAEAAEIASGIDPRLPQVMSRMAEATRVGTLRALLAAQSAGPDDAARADAGG; from the coding sequence ATGTCGCGTCACAACGCAGATACCATCGCCACCGCCCTGCGCAAGCGCGTCTGCATGGAACCGCCGACCTCCAGCCCGGTCCTGCACGAACAGGCGCTCGCCGCCGAATTCGGCGTGTCACGCACCCCGGTGCGCCAGGCGCTGCAACGGCTGGCCTATGAGCGATTGGTGGAGGTGCGGAGCGGCGTGGGCACCGTGATCTCCCCGCTTTCACCCGCACGCAAGGCGCAGGATATCGCGCTGGCCCATGCCTTGGCCCATGTGGCGGCACAGATCGAAGGCGACCGGCCCCTGTCGGAGGAGGCAAAGGCCTATATCGTCGCGCTGGATCGTCAGGTCGCCTCCGCCGAGGCGCTGGATTTGGAGACGAATTACACAATCCGGTCCACCTGCATCCATGTCCTGACCCGGGAGATGACCAACGACATCCTCGCCGATGCGCTCAAGGCGGCGCTCTGGCGGTTGTTCCGCTGGCGCATGGCAGAGGCGGCGGAAATCGCGTCGGGCATCGACCCGCGCCTGCCCCAGGTCATGTCCCGGATGGCGGAGGCCACGCGCGTCGGCACCCTGCGCGCCCTGCTTGCCGCGCAATCGGCGGGGCCGGATGATGCCGCCCGCGCGGATGCAGGTG